One segment of Streptomyces sp. NA02950 DNA contains the following:
- a CDS encoding ATP-dependent DNA helicase: MVRHRPEPAAPPVLDARQRAVVEHPGGPLLVLAGPGTGKTTTLVEAVARRTRDGADPERILVLTFSRKAAVELRDRMAARMGGATAPQATTFHSFCYALVRAHQDADLFADPLRLLSGPEQDVAVRELLAGQAELEREGRAFARWPDELRACLTTRGFADEVRAVLARSRELGLGPRALGDFAARTGRPDWSAAADFLAEYLDVLDAQGVLDYAELVHRAVLLAERPGVAAELAARYDAVFVDEYQDTDAAQGRLLRALAGVHGGGRTASARGGHGMAVGRRMPKGRTLVAFGDPDQSIYAFRGADVGGILGFPDAFPRPDGRPADVAVLTTSRRSGAVLLEATRLITRRMPLTRLPAEAVRAHRELAAARDGGHVEAYTYPTAGAELDNVADILRRAHLEDGVPWSEMAVLVRAGGRSIPGVRRALTSAGVPVEVDGDDMALRHEPAVAPLLTALRAAATAALPDAGGLTAALDVETALTLLASPLGGMDAADLRRLGRALREEERAAGKAVPRPSDTLLAEALAEPERLAVHDPAYARGAQQLGRLLHTARETLARGGTAEEALWLLWDGTSWPGRLERAAQRGGAAGRNADRDLDAVCALFETAARAEERTGGRGALNFLEEIDAQDIAADTLSRRMARPDAVRLMTAHRSKGLEWRLVVVAGVQEGLWPDLRRRGSLLEADRIGRDGLAEPLPPGALLAEERRLFYVAATRARDRLVVTAVKAASDDGDQPSRFLTELGVTPVDITQRPRRPLSVAALVAELRATTVDPDVSEALRDAAARRLARLAALRDEEGQPLVPAAHPYRWWGLYEPTHSEVPLRARDRPVALSGSALDQLVNTCSLQWFLGREVKADAPSTAAQGFGNVVHVLADEVASGRTPADLAVLMERLDSVWDALSFDAPWKSRQEKENARAALERFLRWHVMERGGRAPVASEHGFDVTLEADAYQVRIRGSMDRVEADDEGRAYVVDFKTGKQAVTRGAVERHPQLAVYQLAVREGAVDGLFDGDRPEPGGAELVQLRQGAAKKDGGEGVPKVQAQEPLDGEWVGELLATAAGRVLDERFAPSAGEHCNRCAFRASCSARAEGRHVVD; the protein is encoded by the coding sequence CTGGTCCGTCACCGGCCGGAGCCCGCTGCCCCGCCTGTCCTGGACGCACGGCAGCGCGCTGTGGTTGAGCATCCGGGCGGACCGCTGCTCGTCCTTGCCGGGCCGGGCACCGGCAAGACCACGACGCTCGTGGAGGCGGTGGCCCGCCGGACGCGGGACGGCGCGGACCCGGAACGGATCCTGGTCCTCACCTTCAGCCGCAAGGCCGCCGTCGAACTGCGCGACCGGATGGCCGCGCGGATGGGCGGCGCCACCGCTCCGCAGGCCACCACCTTCCACTCCTTCTGCTACGCCCTGGTCCGCGCCCATCAGGACGCCGATCTGTTTGCCGACCCGCTGCGGCTGCTCTCCGGACCCGAACAGGACGTCGCCGTACGCGAGCTGCTCGCGGGCCAGGCCGAGCTGGAGCGCGAGGGGCGGGCGTTCGCCCGCTGGCCCGACGAACTGCGCGCCTGCCTGACCACCCGCGGTTTCGCCGACGAGGTGCGCGCCGTGCTCGCCCGCAGCCGGGAGCTGGGCCTGGGGCCGCGCGCCCTGGGGGACTTCGCGGCGCGCACCGGCCGCCCCGACTGGTCCGCCGCGGCGGACTTCCTCGCCGAGTACCTGGACGTCCTGGACGCCCAGGGGGTGCTGGACTACGCGGAGCTGGTGCACCGCGCGGTGCTGCTGGCCGAGCGGCCGGGCGTGGCGGCCGAGCTGGCCGCGCGCTACGACGCGGTGTTCGTCGACGAGTACCAGGACACGGACGCCGCCCAGGGGCGGCTGCTGCGCGCGCTCGCGGGTGTCCACGGTGGCGGGCGGACCGCGTCGGCCCGGGGCGGGCACGGGATGGCGGTCGGGCGCCGGATGCCAAAGGGGCGCACCCTCGTCGCCTTCGGCGACCCCGACCAGTCCATCTACGCGTTCCGCGGCGCAGACGTCGGCGGTATCCTCGGCTTCCCGGACGCCTTTCCGCGGCCGGACGGCAGACCCGCGGACGTGGCGGTGCTCACCACCTCCCGCCGCTCCGGCGCCGTCCTGCTCGAAGCCACCCGGCTGATCACCCGCCGGATGCCGCTGACCCGGCTGCCCGCCGAGGCGGTGCGCGCCCACCGGGAGCTGGCCGCCGCCCGTGACGGCGGCCACGTCGAGGCGTACACGTACCCCACCGCGGGCGCCGAGCTCGACAACGTGGCCGACATCCTGCGCCGCGCCCATCTCGAGGACGGGGTGCCCTGGAGCGAGATGGCCGTCCTGGTGCGCGCCGGGGGGCGCTCGATCCCGGGGGTGCGCCGCGCGCTCACCTCCGCCGGGGTCCCGGTCGAGGTGGACGGCGACGACATGGCGCTGCGCCACGAACCCGCCGTGGCCCCGCTGCTGACGGCGCTGCGGGCCGCCGCCACGGCCGCGCTGCCGGACGCGGGCGGGCTCACCGCCGCCCTCGACGTCGAGACCGCGCTCACCCTGCTCGCCTCGCCGCTCGGCGGGATGGACGCGGCCGACCTCCGCCGTCTGGGCCGGGCGCTGCGCGAGGAGGAGCGGGCCGCGGGCAAGGCCGTGCCCCGCCCCTCGGACACCCTGCTGGCCGAGGCGCTCGCCGAGCCCGAGCGGCTGGCCGTCCACGACCCGGCGTACGCGCGCGGCGCCCAGCAGCTCGGGCGGCTGCTGCACACCGCGCGGGAGACGCTGGCCCGGGGCGGCACCGCCGAAGAGGCGCTGTGGCTGCTGTGGGACGGCACCTCCTGGCCCGGACGGCTCGAGCGCGCCGCCCAGCGCGGCGGGGCCGCCGGGCGGAACGCGGACCGCGATCTGGACGCGGTGTGCGCGCTGTTCGAGACCGCCGCCCGCGCGGAGGAGCGCACCGGCGGCCGCGGCGCGCTCAACTTCCTCGAGGAGATCGACGCCCAGGACATCGCCGCCGATACCCTCTCGCGCCGGATGGCCCGCCCCGACGCCGTACGGCTGATGACCGCCCACCGCTCCAAGGGCCTGGAATGGCGGCTGGTGGTCGTGGCGGGAGTCCAGGAGGGGCTGTGGCCCGATCTGCGGCGCCGCGGTTCGCTCCTGGAGGCGGACCGGATCGGCCGCGACGGACTGGCCGAGCCGCTGCCGCCGGGCGCGCTGCTGGCCGAGGAGCGGCGGCTGTTCTACGTGGCGGCCACCCGCGCCCGCGACCGGCTGGTGGTCACCGCCGTCAAGGCCGCATCCGACGACGGGGACCAGCCCTCGCGCTTCCTGACCGAGCTGGGCGTCACCCCCGTGGACATCACCCAGCGCCCGCGCCGCCCGCTGTCGGTGGCCGCGCTCGTCGCCGAGCTGCGCGCCACCACCGTCGACCCGGACGTCTCCGAGGCGCTGCGGGACGCCGCCGCGCGGCGGCTGGCCCGGCTGGCGGCGCTGCGCGACGAGGAAGGCCAGCCGCTGGTCCCGGCGGCCCACCCCTACCGCTGGTGGGGGCTGTACGAGCCGACGCACAGCGAGGTTCCGCTGCGCGCCCGCGACCGGCCGGTGGCGCTGTCCGGCAGCGCGCTCGACCAGCTCGTCAACACCTGCTCGCTCCAGTGGTTCCTGGGGCGCGAGGTCAAGGCGGACGCCCCCTCGACCGCCGCCCAGGGCTTCGGGAACGTCGTCCACGTCCTGGCCGACGAGGTCGCCTCCGGCCGTACCCCCGCCGATCTCGCCGTCCTGATGGAGCGGCTGGACTCGGTGTGGGACGCGCTGTCCTTCGACGCGCCCTGGAAGTCACGGCAGGAGAAGGAGAACGCGCGGGCCGCGCTGGAGCGCTTCCTGCGCTGGCACGTGATGGAGCGCGGCGGCCGGGCGCCGGTCGCATCGGAGCACGGCTTCGACGTCACCCTGGAGGCGGACGCGTACCAGGTGCGCATCCGCGGCAGCATGGACCGCGTCGAGGCGGACGACGAGGGCCGCGCGTACGTCGTCGACTTCAAGACCGGCAAACAGGCCGTGACGCGCGGCGCGGTCGAACGCCACCCTCAGCTG
- a CDS encoding MGMT family protein has translation MSRENEEPGAADELPEYAERVLDVAELIPPGRVMTYGDVAEWLGEGGPRQVGRVMALYGGAVPWWRVVRADGALLPGHELRALDHYREEGTPLRQAPRSAEGHLPRLDMARARWDGGESANGSGSPRSA, from the coding sequence ATGAGCCGGGAGAACGAGGAACCGGGGGCCGCCGACGAGCTGCCCGAGTACGCGGAACGAGTGCTGGATGTCGCCGAGCTGATCCCGCCGGGCCGGGTGATGACCTACGGGGACGTCGCCGAATGGCTCGGGGAGGGCGGGCCCCGCCAGGTCGGCCGGGTGATGGCGCTCTACGGGGGCGCCGTGCCGTGGTGGCGCGTGGTCCGCGCGGACGGCGCGCTGCTGCCCGGCCATGAGCTGCGCGCGCTCGACCACTACCGCGAGGAGGGCACCCCGCTGCGCCAGGCCCCGCGCTCGGCGGAGGGCCATCTGCCCCGCCTCGACATGGCCAGGGCCCGCTGGGACGGCGGCGAATCCGCCAACGGAAGTGGATCGCCGCGCTCCGCGTAG
- a CDS encoding flippase-like domain-containing protein, producing the protein MIRDQEETAKQGAQPPEEEARTPEALSRPDPRPGTPESHDGRRPDPDDPRSDGHADGDGDCAQPHVDRVSGDEPLLPARVHRPSDLMRLLLGVLGMAIVLAIAAFAHGTTAGLEKDIGHGANQAPPLLIDFAGLTASVAVLVLPVAFAIERLIKRDGLRIADGVLAAVLAHGVSLTTDLWVADGAPASIREALTQPAPGGTFSDPVHGYLAPVIAYMTAVGMARRPRWRVAMWCVLLLDAFAVLVGGYTTPFSIIVTVLIGWTVAYGTLYAVGSPNVRPTGQNLLAGLRRVGFHPVSAMRAEEPAEGDQGNHGERGRRYLVALEDGPPLDVTVVDREQQAQGFFYSVWQRLTLRTITPPRSLQSLRQALEQEALLAYAAIAAGANAPKLIATSELGPDAVMLVYEHVGGRPLHALPDEAITDELLAGAWHQVQALQSRRIAHRRLDSDALLVDRDGRVVLTDLRGGEIAAGDLVLRMDIAQLLTTLGLRVGAERSVAAAVEVIGPDAVADSLPLLQPLALGRGTRATLRQLARERAQRQRDAVLEASRTAKEAKEARGAHEDETATSDRKAQKAEKQAEKRAIEEALEGAREEDLLAQIRQQVLLVRPQAPIEPVRLERIKPRTLVSFCAGAFAAYFLLSQFTHIKLGAVVGEANWIWVVFAVVFSALTYVAAALSLLGFVPEKVPFGRTVLAQVAASFVKLVAPAAVGGVALNTRFLQRAGVRPGLAVASVGASQLFGLASHIVLLLTFGYITGTERTPTLSPSRTVIAGLLTAAVLVLVVTAIPVLRKFVSTRVRSLFAGVVPRMLDVLQRPKKLLAGIGGMLLLTVANVLCLDSSIRAFGGELSYASIAVVFLAGNALGSAAPTPGGVGAVEAALIAGLTFAGLPYETAAPAVLLFRLMVFWLPVLPGWLAFTHLTRKEAL; encoded by the coding sequence GTGATACGAGATCAAGAAGAGACGGCGAAGCAGGGTGCGCAGCCTCCGGAGGAGGAGGCCCGCACCCCTGAGGCGTTGTCGCGTCCCGATCCGCGGCCCGGCACTCCCGAGAGTCATGACGGCCGCCGCCCCGACCCCGACGACCCTCGGAGCGACGGCCACGCCGACGGCGACGGTGACTGCGCCCAGCCGCATGTCGACCGGGTCTCCGGGGACGAGCCGCTGCTGCCCGCCCGTGTCCACCGCCCCTCCGATCTCATGCGGCTGCTGCTCGGGGTGCTGGGCATGGCCATCGTGCTGGCCATCGCGGCCTTCGCGCACGGCACCACCGCCGGCCTGGAGAAGGACATCGGCCACGGCGCCAACCAGGCGCCCCCGCTGCTGATCGACTTCGCCGGGCTGACGGCCAGCGTCGCCGTCCTCGTCCTCCCGGTGGCGTTCGCCATCGAGCGGCTGATCAAACGGGACGGACTGCGGATCGCCGACGGCGTCCTGGCGGCGGTGCTCGCCCACGGGGTGTCCCTCACCACCGACCTGTGGGTCGCGGACGGCGCCCCGGCGTCGATCCGCGAGGCGCTCACCCAGCCCGCCCCCGGCGGCACCTTCAGCGACCCCGTCCACGGCTATCTCGCCCCCGTCATCGCCTATATGACGGCCGTCGGTATGGCCCGCCGCCCGCGCTGGCGGGTGGCGATGTGGTGCGTTCTGCTGCTCGACGCCTTCGCGGTGCTCGTGGGCGGCTACACCACCCCCTTCTCGATCATCGTGACCGTGCTGATCGGCTGGACGGTCGCCTACGGCACCCTCTACGCCGTCGGCTCCCCCAACGTCCGCCCCACCGGGCAGAACCTGCTCGCCGGGCTGCGCCGCGTCGGCTTCCACCCGGTCAGCGCGATGCGCGCCGAGGAGCCCGCCGAGGGCGACCAGGGCAACCACGGGGAGCGGGGCCGCCGCTATCTGGTCGCCCTGGAGGACGGCCCGCCCCTGGACGTCACCGTCGTCGACCGCGAACAGCAGGCCCAGGGGTTCTTCTACAGCGTCTGGCAGCGGCTGACGCTGCGCACCATCACCCCGCCCCGCAGCCTCCAGTCGCTGCGCCAGGCGCTCGAGCAGGAGGCGCTGCTCGCGTACGCGGCCATCGCCGCCGGTGCCAACGCGCCCAAGCTGATCGCCACCTCCGAACTCGGCCCGGACGCGGTGATGCTGGTCTACGAGCACGTCGGCGGCCGTCCGCTGCACGCCCTGCCGGACGAGGCGATCACCGACGAGCTGCTGGCCGGGGCCTGGCACCAGGTCCAGGCGCTCCAGTCGCGGCGGATCGCCCACCGGCGGCTGGACAGCGACGCCCTCCTCGTCGACCGCGACGGCAGGGTGGTCCTCACCGATCTGCGCGGCGGCGAGATCGCGGCCGGTGATCTGGTGCTGCGGATGGACATCGCCCAGCTGCTCACCACCCTCGGACTGCGGGTCGGCGCCGAGCGCTCGGTGGCCGCGGCGGTCGAGGTCATCGGACCGGACGCGGTCGCCGACAGCCTTCCGCTGCTCCAGCCCCTGGCGCTCGGCCGCGGCACCCGGGCGACCCTGCGCCAGCTCGCGCGGGAGCGGGCTCAGCGGCAGCGGGACGCGGTGCTGGAGGCGTCGCGTACGGCCAAGGAGGCCAAGGAGGCGCGGGGAGCCCACGAGGACGAGACCGCCACCAGCGACCGCAAGGCCCAGAAGGCCGAGAAGCAGGCGGAGAAGCGGGCGATCGAAGAGGCCCTGGAGGGGGCGCGCGAGGAGGATCTGCTCGCCCAGATCCGGCAGCAGGTACTGCTGGTGCGGCCGCAGGCGCCGATAGAGCCGGTCCGGCTGGAGCGCATCAAACCGCGCACCCTGGTCAGCTTCTGCGCGGGTGCCTTCGCCGCGTACTTCCTGCTCTCCCAGTTCACCCACATCAAGCTGGGCGCCGTGGTCGGCGAGGCCAACTGGATCTGGGTGGTCTTCGCGGTCGTCTTCTCCGCGCTGACCTATGTGGCCGCGGCCCTGAGCCTGCTGGGCTTCGTCCCGGAGAAGGTGCCGTTCGGACGGACGGTACTGGCGCAGGTGGCCGCCTCGTTCGTGAAGCTGGTGGCACCCGCCGCGGTCGGCGGCGTCGCCCTCAACACCCGCTTCCTCCAGCGCGCGGGGGTCCGGCCGGGGCTCGCGGTGGCCAGTGTCGGGGCCTCCCAGCTGTTCGGCCTCGCCAGCCATATCGTGCTGCTGCTGACCTTCGGCTACATCACCGGGACCGAGCGCACCCCGACCCTCTCGCCGTCCCGGACCGTGATCGCCGGGTTGCTGACGGCCGCGGTGCTGGTCCTGGTGGTGACCGCGATTCCCGTTCTGCGGAAGTTCGTTTCCACCCGGGTGCGGTCGCTGTTCGCGGGTGTCGTCCCGCGCATGCTGGACGTACTCCAGCGGCCCAAGAAGCTGCTCGCGGGCATCGGCGGGATGCTGCTGCTGACCGTCGCGAACGTGCTGTGCCTCGACTCGTCGATCCGGGCGTTCGGCGGCGAACTGAGCTACGCGAGCATCGCGGTCGTCTTCCTCGCGGGCAACGCCCTGGGGTCGGCGGCCCCCACCCCGGGCGGTGTCGGCGCGGTCGAGGCCGCGCTGATCGCCGGTCTCACCTTCGCCGGGCTGCCGTACGAGACCGCCGCGCCCGCGGTGCTGCTCTTCCGGCTGATGGTCTTCTGGCTGCCGGTGCTGCCCGGCTGGCTGGCCTTCACCCACCTCACCCGCAAAGAGGCGCTGTAG
- a CDS encoding alpha/beta hydrolase codes for MSRPLRTGALSVAVLLLAALAAGCGGNGGRPDTSAGQKLDWAPCPAPSDSQDGGATKAPGKEWECATLHVPLDYRKPDGDTIGIAMIRARATDRRHRIGSLIFNFGGPGGSGVATLPALAESYRQLRTRYDLVSFDPRGAGRSSGVRCLDDEQLDAYYAADATPDTPAEVKGLVRRVKRYAAGCEKNSGKVLPYVGTTNAARDMDLMRRVLGDGKLHYFGISYGTELGGVYAHLYPRTVGRALFDGVVDPAQTPEQGALGQAKGFQLALNNYVKDCDKSGGMSGVMSCPTAARIRAFLKRLDSRPLPGGQDRKLTESLAAGGIAQSLYSEQFWQYLTQGLAAARQGDGRILLALGDAMNGRDQDGDYSTLQASLTAITCADFKQRYTVGDIGRKLPTFRKASPVFGDLMAWSLTQCTGWPVPGTWTTPDVSAPGSAPILVVGNTGDPATPYSGARKMAQELGPGVGVELTYKGQGHGAYDSGSGCVRRIANAYLLQGKVPEKGKVCT; via the coding sequence GTGTCCCGACCCCTGCGCACCGGTGCGCTGTCCGTCGCCGTCCTGCTGCTGGCCGCCCTCGCGGCCGGATGCGGCGGCAACGGCGGGCGGCCGGACACCTCCGCCGGACAGAAGCTGGACTGGGCGCCCTGCCCGGCTCCCTCGGACAGCCAGGACGGCGGCGCCACCAAGGCCCCGGGCAAGGAGTGGGAGTGCGCGACGCTCCACGTCCCGCTGGACTACCGGAAGCCGGACGGCGACACCATCGGCATCGCCATGATCCGCGCCAGGGCCACCGACCGCCGCCACCGGATCGGCTCGCTCATCTTCAACTTCGGCGGCCCCGGCGGCTCCGGCGTCGCCACCCTCCCGGCGCTCGCCGAGAGCTACCGCCAACTGCGCACCCGCTACGACCTGGTGAGCTTCGACCCGCGCGGGGCCGGCCGCAGCAGCGGGGTGCGCTGCCTCGACGACGAACAGCTCGACGCCTACTACGCCGCCGACGCCACCCCGGACACCCCGGCCGAGGTGAAGGGGCTGGTCCGCCGGGTCAAGCGCTACGCGGCCGGGTGCGAGAAGAACTCCGGGAAGGTGCTGCCCTACGTCGGCACCACCAACGCCGCCCGCGACATGGACCTGATGCGCCGCGTCCTCGGCGACGGCAAGCTGCACTACTTCGGCATCTCGTACGGCACCGAACTCGGCGGCGTCTATGCCCATCTCTACCCGCGCACGGTGGGCCGCGCGCTGTTCGACGGGGTCGTGGACCCGGCGCAGACGCCGGAGCAGGGGGCGCTCGGCCAGGCCAAGGGATTCCAGCTCGCGCTGAACAACTACGTGAAGGACTGCGACAAGAGCGGTGGCATGAGCGGCGTCATGAGCTGCCCCACCGCGGCGCGGATCCGCGCCTTCCTGAAACGGCTGGACAGCCGTCCGCTGCCGGGCGGTCAGGACCGGAAGCTGACCGAGTCGCTGGCGGCGGGCGGTATCGCGCAGTCCCTGTACTCGGAGCAGTTCTGGCAGTACCTCACCCAGGGGCTCGCCGCCGCCCGGCAGGGCGACGGCAGGATCCTGCTGGCCCTGGGCGACGCCATGAACGGGCGGGACCAGGACGGCGACTACAGCACCCTCCAGGCGTCCCTGACCGCCATCACCTGCGCCGATTTCAAACAGCGCTACACGGTCGGCGACATCGGGCGGAAACTGCCCACCTTCCGCAAGGCGTCCCCGGTCTTCGGCGACCTGATGGCCTGGAGCCTCACCCAGTGCACCGGCTGGCCGGTGCCCGGCACCTGGACAACACCCGACGTCAGCGCGCCCGGCTCGGCCCCCATCCTGGTCGTCGGGAACACCGGCGACCCGGCCACGCCCTACTCCGGGGCGCGGAAGATGGCACAGGAACTCGGCCCCGGCGTCGGCGTCGAACTCACCTACAAGGGACAGGGCCACGGCGCGTACGACAGCGGCAGCGGCTGCGTCCGCCGGATCGCCAACGCCTATCTCCTCCAGGGCAAAGTGCCGGAAAAGGGCAAGGTCTGCACATAG